In the genome of Methylophaga nitratireducenticrescens, one region contains:
- a CDS encoding TVP38/TMEM64 family protein: MPHAIKQTLLVFMLLLGMTILWRFLADAGYLNEAALLNHTAYIRQFEYSLWSLIGITLLYVALLAIMFPLTILVVTTGMLFSTEWAIFCATLATLSSSATGYIVGHWVGRETIEKHGGEMVRRAEKYIQQNSFNSMVLINLLPVAPFTMTNMLAGAFRLDFPRYMLGSAVGIIPGLILVIAFGGQLSKLIVANENGLPWSAILIAISLVIVLVGLLVYLHKRFNR, encoded by the coding sequence ATGCCTCATGCAATAAAACAAACCCTGCTGGTATTCATGTTGTTGCTGGGGATGACAATCCTCTGGCGATTCCTAGCTGATGCTGGCTATTTAAATGAAGCTGCATTGCTGAACCACACCGCATATATAAGACAGTTTGAGTATTCCCTGTGGAGTTTGATTGGTATCACTTTATTGTATGTGGCATTGCTGGCGATTATGTTTCCACTGACCATTCTGGTGGTCACAACCGGAATGCTTTTTAGTACGGAATGGGCAATATTCTGTGCCACATTGGCTACATTAAGCTCTTCAGCAACAGGCTATATTGTTGGACATTGGGTTGGGCGTGAAACCATCGAAAAACATGGTGGCGAAATGGTTCGTAGAGCAGAAAAGTATATCCAGCAAAATAGTTTCAATAGTATGGTATTGATTAATCTCTTGCCCGTTGCCCCATTTACCATGACCAACATGCTCGCCGGTGCTTTCCGGCTCGATTTTCCCCGCTACATGCTAGGCTCAGCAGTGGGCATTATCCCCGGTTTGATATTAGTGATTGCATTTGGTGGGCAGTTGAGCAAGCTGATCGTTGCAAATGAAAACGGATTACCTTGGTCAGCCATCCTAATCGCGATTTCACTGGTTATTGTATTGGTTGGATTGCTAGTTTATTTGCACAAGCGCTTTAATAGATAA